The segment CGGCACGCGCGTCGTCTTGCCTGCGCCGGGCGGGGCCTGCAACACCACATTGGGTGAGGATGCCAGGGCGTCCAGCAATTGAGGAATACATTCATCGACAGGGAAAGACATGACTCGTGTTTACTCTTTGCACCCAGGGCAAACTCGCCCGCTATTTCGTTCAAACTGTAGACGGTTTTAGTCAAGCGCTTTGTAACGCAACCTACTCATACAGCGAAAACATCGGCTATGGTTTAGTCCAAAAAGAAAGCCGGTGACGATGTCACCGGCTTTTTGGTTTTCAAGAACGATCGTGATCAGGCGCCGACGGTGTCCTGACTGCGCTGCAAACCATATTTACGCAGTTTTTCCACCAGCGTGGTACGACGCATTTTCAAACGCTTGGCGGCGTGGGCGACCACACCACCGGCATCGTCCAGGGCCTGTTTAATCAGATTGAATTCCAGATTATTCAGGTGTTCCTTGAGATCAAGCCCTTCGTTCGGCAAACGTGGCATGCTTAAAGGCTCTTTCTCAAACATTCGACTAATGCTTTCGGTAGAGACCTTGGCCATTTGTTCTTCTGCAACTTCATCCGCCGCGAAGGTCTTGCCCTTTGGGCGAAACTTCTCCGGCAGGTCGTTGATGTCCACCACGCCATACGGATACATAATGACCAGACGCTCTACGAGATTGGCAAGCTCGCGTACATTGCCCGGCCAACGATATTGGCACAAGGCCATAACCGCTGCAGGTGTCAAACGTACCGAACCGCGTTTTTCCGCTTCCATACGCGCGATCAGTTCATTCACCAGCAATGGAATGTCATCAAGGCGATCACGCAGATGTGGCATTTCGATGGGGAAGACGTTCAGGCGATAGAATAAATCCTCGCGGAACTTACCTTCCTTGATCAGGGTTTCCAGGTTGCGGTGCGTCGCGGCGATGATACGCACATCGGCACGGATGCTCTTGTTGCTGCCAACTCTTTCAAAAGTACGTTCCTGTAACACGCGCAACAGCTTGACCTGCATGTGCAGACTCATATCACCGATTTCATCGAGGAATAACGTACCGCCTTCGGCCAATTCAAAACGGCCCTGACGGGTACTGATTGCGCCGGTGAATGCGCCTTTTTCGTGTCCGAACAATTCGCTTTCGAGCAGATCGCCGGGAATCGCGCCGCAGTTAACCGGTACGAATGGTTTGTTGCGACGGCTGGAATGGTAGTGCAGGTTGCGAGCAACCACTTCCTTACCAGTGCCTGATTCGCCCAGGATCAACACCGTGGCATCGGAATCTGCTACCTGGCCCATCATCTCGCGTACGGAACGGATGCTGCGGCTATTGCCGACCAGGCTGCGGAACAGCTCAGTAGTGCTACCGTCGCGTGGTTTTTCAGAGCTGGCGCGAAAGACTTCGGCCTGATGAAGCGCATCGGTCAGTTGCATATATTTAAGCGGCAGGTCGAGGGTATTAAAGCACTCGGCTTGAACAAACTGTTCAATGTCGCTCTGTTTATTGGGGAGTTTTTTAGTCTTATCGACCAGACGGATAATCGGCAGATCCGCGTCCAGTTCGGTGATTCCGTCGAATACCTTCTTCAGGCTATCGTCGGTGCCGCTATCTCCCAACAGCACCATACCAATGGTATTGGGCTGGGTCAGGATCTCTTTCCAGTGGCGGCAATCGGTAATGCGGGCTTCCTGGTCTACGAAATCCAGAATGCCTTTATAGATTTGTCTCTTCTGACTGTCTTCTTCAACGACAAGCACAGTGGATGATGCAGTCGACATGCGTATCCCTCATCTTCCTGTTTTTTAATCATCATTTGCGCGGAGTTTCCTCTTACGGGAAACGCCCCACCCTCATCGCCGTATAGTAAAACACGATCAGCTTCGCATGTCAAAATGTCGTCGCAAAATATTTTTTAAAAGCTAAGCCTTTGATTTATTAATCATCACCATCAATAAAAACGTGGTTTCGTTTAGCTTGCGTTAATTTTCGGGACGGCATAGTTCGTGCGTTACAGAGCTAAACTACAGTTGTGACGTTCAGTACGCATGAATACACCCCACGCCGATAACCCTACTCCACTGGAAATGCTGCAGATGGCGGCCCGCCTGTTTCAGCGCGGCCAGTGGCGTGAATCGGCTTCGATATGTCGAAGTTTGCTGGCGAATGGCCACGCCTTATTCGATGTATTTCATTTATTGGGTCTGTCCCTATATCAATTGGGGCGACCGCAGGAAGCGATTGAGTTCCTCGAAAGAGCGATTGAACGCAACACACAACATGCCCAGGTGCGAAATTCGATGGGCTCGGTGTATTTTTCCATGGATCAGTTCAGCAGCGCCGAGGCCCAGTTCGAACGCGCCATCAGGCTGGAACCGACCTATTGGGAACCCTATCAGAATCTGATCAATACCTATATCGCGCAAAACAAGATGCAGCTCGCCAGCGAACTGATCGCCGACGCCGAAAAACAGTTTGGTGAAACGCCGGCCTTGTTAAGACGCAAGGTGCGCGTAGCCATCAAGCTGGAAGAAAACGAAACCGCGCTCAGCCTGCTCGACCGCCTTATCGAAACCAATAAGGAAGACGTGGACGCAATTAATGACAAAGCCCTGGTGCTGGCACGTCTCAATCAGAAAGAACTGGCCATCTCGTATCTGGAGAATCTTACCCGAGTTCAACCGGACTATCTCAATTCTCATGTCAATCTGGCCTATGCCTATTACCGACTGGGGGAATTCAATTCAGCTGAACAAAGCTTTAAACAAGCCTTGAGTATGCTCGCTGAGACAAGGAACGCCAATCCGCAGTCCGAACTGCTGAAAAATAAAATCGCGTTTCTGTTATCCACCATCTATTTGTTACGCGGTGATTACAAACGCGGTTGGAAAAATTACCGCCACCGACCCAGTATTTTATTGCGGGAAAAAAAAACTGATTTCAATATCAGTGGTGGCTTTACCGGGAAACGTGTACTGGTGGAGCGTGATCAAGGCCTGGGCGATGAACTGTTTTTTCTACGCTTTTGTCAGCCGCTGGCAAACTTTGCCGATTACCTGCACGTGGTAGTCTCCCAACCGATAGTCCCCTTGTTACAGGATCAAAACATTATTCAGTGCATTAGCACCGAGGTGCCGGAAGAGTCGTTCGACCATCATGTGTCTATCGCCGATCTACCGTATCTGCTTGGTAGTGACGAAACACCGAAGATGCCACCACCGTTTCCCCTGAGTATCGATAGCGAGACTGCGGATAAACTGCATCAACAACATCTGGAAAATATGCCACAGCCCTGGGTTGGTCTTACCTGGCGCGCAGGCGCCATCGCAGGTAGCGTGGCCGAAGATGTTGAGTTACTACATAAGTCTATTGATCTCGCATTGATAGAAGAGTTGTTCAAGGACTTTAAAGGCACATTGGTATTGCTGCAGAGAAACCCAGGCGAGGGCGAAGTGGAGCACCTGCGCGAACATCTGAAGTGCAGTTGCATCGATTTAACCGGCGCTAATGAAAATCTGCAGGAAATGGCGGCAATATTGTTTTTACTCGACGACTACATCGGTGTCAGCAATACCAATATGCACATTCGAGGTTCACTCAATCTTCCGGCCAGATTGCTGGTGCCCTATCCTCCAGAGTGGCGTTGGCTGGAATCTGGTGAGGATACGCACTGGTATTCCACCTTCACTTTATATCGTCAGGAAAAGAATGGCGGTTGGCAACAGGCATTGAAAAAAATCAGGAAAGATGCCGGATTCCTATGAGCGCCCATTCCAGCAGCCCAAAAACTCAACGTGCTATTGCGCTATTTCAACAGGGGCAAATTAAAGAAGCCAAGTCCTTACTCGAAAATGTGTGCGCGAAAGAGCGCAAGAATGAACTCGCCTGGTTTATGTTGGCGACAGTGAATTTTCAGTTGGGTAAACTAAAAGAGGCGGAAAAAGCCTTTACTCAGGCTACCGTTATCAAGCCGACGTATGCCGAGGCCTGGAATAATCTTGGCGTCGTTAACGAACAGTTAAATCACATCGAAGCGGCGGCGCGTTGTTATCGCAATGCGATTAAGATAAAACCGACTTACACCAGTGCGATGTTTCATTTTGGCAATCTTTGTCACAAGATCAAACGCAATGACGAAGCAGAGGAATTCTATCGTCGCGTGTTGAAGATAGATCCGAATCATCTGAAGTCGCTGAATAATCTGGCGCTGATTCTTCAACAACGCAAAGACTACAGCGAGGCCATGCTGTTACTCGACAAGGCATTGCGTAATTCGCCGAATGATATCGAGGCGCTGAATAATGTAGGTTATATACATCGCGCACAGGGGGAGCTGGAGAAGGCAGTTGAGTTTTTTACCCGCGCGATTTCCCTGCAGGAAAATTCAGCCAAAAGTCTGGCCAATCTCGGGGTTACCCAAATTGATATGGGAGACACCGAACAAGCCTTCCAGTCATTCCGCAAGGCACTCAAGGTCGATCCTATGAGCATAGAAGCCAATGTTGGTATGGCGCAGTATTACGAGGAAATCGGTGACTTCAAGGAAGCTGCGATGCAGTACGAAAAAGTCACCCGTATTGCGCCTGACCATGCGCCAGGCTGGAATGGTTTGGGCATAAACCTGACCCGCATTGGCGAGCCTCAAAACGCTCAGGATAGCTTTTCAAAAGCGAACCGCATCGATCCCACATTCTCCGACACCCGTTTCAATCTTGCCGTTAGTCAGCTTGCCGCTGGCCTGTACGAGCAGGGATTTAAAAATTATTCGTCGAGACCTAGTCGCATCAGTTTGAATTTTCCCACCTCGACCAGTTTGCTCGACAAGATCCTCGACCATAAAACGATACTGATCAATAAAGACCAGGGTTTGGGGGACGAGATCTTTTTTCTGCGTTTTACCCAGGAGATCAAGGACCGTGGTGCGCGTATATTTTATCGCGCCGATAATAAGCTCAAAAACATATTGTCCAGTGTTTACTGCATAGACAAAATTATCGATGAGGATATTAGTGTTGCTCCCAAGCACGATATTTGTCTATCCGTGGGTGACCTGCCTCTGGTGCTCGGCATGAAAAACAACGCGACACCACCACCGCCCTTACCCTTGCGGGTGAACAAAGATTTATACGAACAAATTAAACGCACACTCGCGGCGTTTGGTCCGCCACCATATATCGGTCTGACCTGGCGCGCAGGAGAAGATCGCAAACGGGTATTGTTTAAGACGGTCGATATTCCTGCGCTAGGACAGGCATTAAAAAACACCCCAGCGCGTTTTATCTCCTTGCAGCGGCATCCCGATTCTGGCGAAATGGACGCACTGCAAAATGCTATTGGGGCGCCTATACTCGATCAAAGCCATCTCAATAATGATTTGCCCAGCATGTTGGCCTTGCTGCAATTACTCAATGATTATATCGGCGTGAGCAATACCAATATGCACTTGCGCGCCGGTATAGGCAAACCCGCCCGCGTGCTTGTGCCCCATCCACCGGAATGGCGCTGGGGATTAAGCGGCAATACTTCACCGTGGTTTCCGCAGTTCCGTGTCTATCGGCAGGACGTGAGTGGCTCCTGGTATACCGCGCTTGATCAATTACACTGGGACTTGAATTAAGGTCTTGATTTTCTGGCATTTTCTCAGCCATCTCCCCATTTACATGTCCAGCTATATGTCCTTGATTTTTCGACATTATTTCACCTCACTCCTTGGCACATGCCCTGCATGGTTACTCATGAATAAGCACTTAATTATTCCTTCTGGAGTAAGCCATGATCAGGATATTTATTGGATACGATCCCCGAGAGGCCATCGCCTACAGCGTGTTGTCACATAGCATTAATGCACGCGCCACCGAGCCGGTATCGATCACCCCTGTGGCCTTGTCACAACTCAAGGGCGTGATGAAACGGGAGCGTAATCCGCTGCAATCTACCGATTTCTCATTTTCGCGCTTTCTCACGCCTTTTCTATCCGGGTTTGAAGGCTGGTCGATTTTTATGGACTGCGACATGCTGGTACTCGACGATATTGCCAATCTTTGGAAGCTACGCGACGACCGCTATGCGGTGCAGGTCGTTAAGCACAATCATCGTCCCGAAGAAGAGACCAAGTTTCTCAACGCCCCACAAAGCAAGTATGAGAAAAAGAACTGGTCGAGTGTGATGTTGTTCAACAATGCAAAGTGCAAGGCGTTAACACCGGAATATGTGAACAAGGCCTCGGGCCTTGAGCTACATCAATTCAAATGGTTGGGAGATGACAGTTTGATTGGTGAAATCCCCCATCGCTGGAACCACCTGGTGGGCTATGACAAATATGCGAAAGATGTTTCTCTTATCCACTACACCATAGGTGGCCCCTACTTTCAGGAATACATTGATTGTGATTACGCGGACATCTGGTTCAGGGAACGTGACGATATGATGCACTGCGACCAACGTAAAAAAGGAGCGGCTTAATGACTACCGACAACGCTTTTACATTTACCCTGGACTATGAAAACCCTTTCGCGTTTATCGATGCCAATCTGATAGCGCTGGCGCAGGTAGAAGATGTCTATCAGTTGAACGAAGTCCTCGGCGCTTTTTTAGCCGAAGATGTACAGAACTTTCTTGCCGATCACCACGCCTTGCTATTTATTCTGAGTCAGGTATGGAACGAGGCGGTGCAACGCACGGTACTCGAAGTCGATGACATTATTTTTCCCGATGGTTTGCTGATGATTCCACCGATTTTTAGCGCCCTGGGCTGGCTGGAAGATTCAGATAAATGGGAAGAATTGCACCAGACTTTAGGCGAGCGTTTTCAGAATGACAACTGTCTCACGTATGCACTGGCGCTGTTATTCGTTGAAGCCATGCGCGGTGATATGGCAACTTCGGTAGAACACTTCGTCGAACATACCGGGCAATTGAGCGAAGACGATGCCCTGCACGCAGAACGCTATCTCGAAAATCTGAAATATTTCGGCTGGCCGGTTAGCGCAAATGTGGCGAATCCAGAAGTCTGACCTGGATAGTAAATTGGTAGTTCAGCGCTTGTTGCGGGTCGAAGCGACGGGTATCGTCGAGCTCGCGTAGCGAGAACCACAAGCGCAGTAGATAACTGTCGTCGACATAGTGGAAAGACAGCATCGGTATAACCGCCAGTTGCGCCTGATCGATACGGAATTCCAGTTGTGTCTTTTCGTCGCCGACGATCACGATTCCTTTTGTTGCACCTAGTCCCGTGTTGGCGCTAACCAGATGCGACACCGGACGACCGTGATCGAATTCTCTGTCTATTTCAAATCGCTCCAGGGTTTCACCGCCATTATGGGTGGCGTAAAACAGCGTTTGTTGGTCGAAAGCCTCAGGGTTGAAGGTGAAGTAGGCGCAGCGCCACAGGCCATCATGATCGGGTTTGCCATTGATCGCGTAGTCGATAGTGAAGGCTGGTTCGCGTTCCTGTATTGATATCTGCTTTCTTATTTCTCCGAAATCTGCAATCGACAAATACGCCGATTGCTGTGTAGCCGCCGCTAATGATGGTAGTGATACCTGTGACAGATCGGTTATCTTGTGACGACCACCGCTTTCATACGTCATATGCCCACTAAACCAGTCAGCGGCATAACGAATGTCGTGGAAATATCCATGTGGTATCAGACCAAACAGAGATAATTTGCTGTCGCCAAGTTCGCAGGATCTGATAGTCAATCCTCGCCGTGTGTCTAAAACGATACGGGCGCTTGGTGATTCAAGTTTGAGAAAGCGTTCATTGATGTCGATCGGGTTTATATTCTTGGAAAACGGCTTTGCGAGCGCATCCACTATCCCCAATTCATCTTCAAAGGCCGTCAATTCGTCAATATATCCTTGCCAACGGGTATCCGTGATATGCGTGCGAAAGTCACTCGCCCACAAGGCACAAAGGCGACGCCAATAGGAATGTTCAATCGGGTAGTGTTCAATTTGTCGGTAAATGCGCCAGCAACGGGTGTTGATTTCGAGATCGTTTCTGCCCGAGTTTGCCCAACGAAGGATGTTGTATTTGCCTTGTTTTTTTACTGGTATGGGTAGCACGCTGTTGCACAAAGACAGGCGATGAAAAGCACTCTCGTGTTGGGCATCCAGTGTCTGACCTGGAAGCACAAACTCGTATTCATTTTTTTCGCGCAAAGCGTCAACGGCATCGCCAATACGCCTCCACTCCACGCCAGTCTCACATAAATCTGGCTCAGTCGTAAATCGTCCAGGTCGAAACCCAAAGACTTCCACGTCATTTGAATAGAGACATAACGATCCGGCTTGACTTCCGATGTGCTTATATAGGAACTCTTCATAATCAGACTTATTTATCTCACCATGAGCCAGACGCTGAAATTGTTGAAATAATATTGAATCGCTCCAAATGATGAAAATTTCGTTTCCATCACTATCGATGGCGATCTGAGGATGATATCTCAGTTCCCTACCCCAGGCGGGATTTACGCTGGCAGCATTGTTCCATTCCATAATGAGGGCACGATATCCCGCATTTCTGTAGATCGAAATGAGTCCCGATGAATATGCCTGCTCGTTTATCAATGCGATCTCGGGGACAACGCCAAGATACTCTCGATACAGCAAGCTACCATGCACTAAATTGGCTTTGACCAGCGCCGCAGGTTGAAGAGGACCTATGCTTTGAACAAATCCGGAACCAATTAATTCGACCTTCCCCTCTTGAACCAGTTGTCGAAACTTCGCGACCCAGGCAGGATTCAGCTCATATAACTTCATTAAACTAAATGCGTTTACCTCTACCCCGCAGGGTACTCCGGTATCCTCGATAAAATCCAACATCCGTGCATAACACTCCCTCAACAGAACGGAATGCTGGCTCTCGCCTATCGAGGAATAGAGCAAATTCATGTGAAATACGATATAAGTTTTGCGTATCGCCATTTGTCAATTTTTCAGGCTATTTAGAATCTAACTTGCGCGCGAGCACGACAAAAAAGCCAGGGTTATATTTTCCTTCTAGCAGGTCACGGCGTGCTTTTTCTTCAAACGCTCTTTCCAAATCAAGTAGCTCATCAATTGACCACGCTTTCGCAAAGTCGTTTATGGATGTGAAGCGAAGCTCCATATTTTCCTCTTCGAAGATCGGCAATAGCTCCTTGATGGTGTGCTGAGTTTCATATGGGTGCAACACCTGGTCCCTGAACCAGGACAAAATATGTTGTTCGTCATGCAGATCGCCATGTAAGCGCTTGTACTCGACAAACAAATTCTCTTCGCTGAGTTTTTGTCGTTTCAAGTCCTCGAAGTGCTGCAGAAATGGACTCCTCCCATAACGATGATACAAGCCTAAAAATAGATGACCTTTCGGCGCCAGCAACGTTCTACATATGTGACGTACCCCACCCAGGCAATCACTTGTATGATGTAAAACCCCGAGCGAAATGATTAGCCGAAATTTTTCAGCGGTTTCAAAGGAAAAAAGATCTGCCTCAAGAAACTCAGCGCCAGATCCCAAAATACCTTCAACCTCTTTTGATCGCTCAATTGCTACCCTGTTAAAATCGATACCTAAAACCTGACAATGATGATGATAGGCGATTGCATTGGAAAGCCAACCGGTTCCGCAACCAACCTCCAACACCCGCGTAGCAGGACGCAAAAACCTTTCGAGAACAGGGTATACGTCGCATATATTCATCTTCGCTATACGCTCCGCCGCCTCACTTGCACTCTCGTGAAAATTGAAAGGCATATCTCGATAGAAAGCCAATACGTCGTGCCGCGCAGAGCTTCCGGGCTGAAATTGCAAAGCATCCCCCTCTTGGCTTAGTTGTCGGCCGATGAAAGCCAGTGCCTGACGACATTATCAAACACCTTCACAAGCTTGCAACCACTAAATCCACGTTACACAAATGATTGTTTATCTACACTATTTATCCTTATAATGCCTTTGATGTCATCAATCCAGTTGACCGTAAACTTTCGTGAAAGGTATGACATGAGTGAACCCGGTGAAAATCCTCTTCATAGTCCTGAAAACGAGTTACTTGCTCGAATTTTTAAAGATATCTTGTCCTGTGTTCCAGATGAAACTTCGAATACAACTTCAGTTGAGGATTCGACATGGATAGAAAGTCCCATGCCTTCTGATTTGCATAGCCTCTATTAGAGGATAGAAAATGAACATACTAGGCATTTCTTGTTATTTTCACGATGCCAGTGCGGCTCTTGTTCAGAATGGCCGAGTTGTGGCTGCAGCCGAAGAAGAACGCTTTACCAGAAAAAAACACGACAACCGTTTTCCGGAGTCGTCTATCGACTTTTGTCTACGATTTGCCAAACTCGAGATCGATGATATTGATGCGATTTGCTATTATGAGAAACCACTGAAGAAACTCGAACGCGCGTTAGTCACGGCGGCCAAACATCAAAAGGCGGGATACGAACTTATTCAGACCCAAGTAAGCCAGGCACTACATGAGCAGTGCTTTCTTCCCGCAATTCTTGAGTCAAAATTCGACTACACCGGAAGGATTCTGTATTCAGATCATCATTTGTCACATGCCGCGTCCGCCTACTACTGTTCACCTTTTCGCGAAGCCGCAATTCTTACAGTAGACGGCGTCGGGGAGTGGTCTACCACTCTGCAAGCAACCGCAACCGAAACAAACATCACCAAACTCCGTGAAATTCATTATCCCCACTCACTAGGGATGCTATACACCACATTAACGGCGTTTCTTGGCTTCAAGGCCAATAATGACGAATATAAAGTGATGGGATTGGCGCCTTATGGGAAGCCCAACTATGTTACACAAATTAGAGAACTGATTAAGCTGCATAGCGACGGATCATTTAGCCTCGATATGCGCTATTTCTCCTTCGAACACAGCAAAACCCAGATGTACACCTTTGCACTAGAGAGTCTGCTCGGCCCAGCCAGGAACAAAGATTCCGTTTTGGAGAAGCGTCATATGGACATTGCGGCGTCACTTCAAATTGTCACAGAGGAAATTTTGATTGCGCTCGCGCGAAACCTAAGGGAAATGACCGGACAACGCAACTTGTGCTTTGCGGGAGGTGTTGCCTTAAACAGCGTAGCAAATTGGAAGATTTTAAAAAGTTCTGGTTTTGAACAAATGTGGATACAACCTGGCGCAGGTGACAATGGTGCGGCTATTGGCGCTGCGCTAGTTGCGCACCACAACCTGGATTCCAGCAAAACCAGAACGGTAGAGCCCTTCACCCCATATTTGGGCCCTTCTTATACTCGTGATCAAATCAAATTCGAGCTCGACAAAAATGCGGCCATTTATACTGAGCTATGCGAGGATGAATTGTGCTCCAGAGTTGCCGACCTCCTAAGCAAAGATCGGATTATTGGATGGGTACAAGGACGAATGGAATTTGGCGCACGCGCTCTGGGAAATAGAAGCATACTTGCCAATCCCGCTCACCCCGATATGAAAGAGATTCTTAATTCCAGAATCAAGTTTAGAGAAGAGTTTCGTCCATTTGCACCTGCTGTTCTGGCTGAACATGCGGAAACGTATTTTCAGTGCAATATTGAATCACCCTATATGCTGTTTGTCACCCCTGTACGGCAAGGAAAAGACAAAGTCATTCCTTCTGTTACGCATATCGACAATACTGCGCGTTTGCAAACAGTTAGTGAAACCGATAACCCACGCTTTCACAAACTTATCTCCAGTTTTTACCAAATCACGGATATACCAATACTTATCAATACTTCGTTCAATATCAGAGGCGAACCAATAGTGTGCACACCAGAAGATGCCTTAAACTGTTTTGAGAATACAGATATTGACTATCTGGTTATAGAAAATTTTCTGGTCGAGAAAGAGTACTAGCAATGGCACACAGCAATTACTCGAAAGAAGACTTTCATAAACTGCTTGAGCAGCTGAAACGTCAACAAACCGCTCCTGACTGGCTCATTCAGTGCTTGGCAATCGCGGCAACTAATATCGATCATTTTCCATTCAAGGAAGACGATAATCGCTATGTTGTGGAATTTATTTATCCTCATTAGACTAATACGGATAAAAATATGCTGTTCGGAAGCAGAGAAATAGTTTCTCCTCAAATGGAGCCTCAAGGCGTTAAAAGAGTACTTTGTATCGGCGACTCCATGACATATGGCCAGGGGGTAAAATACGATGAGACCATGCCTCGTCAACTCGAGTCGCTACTAAACAAAACATTTTTGTCTCTTTCGTTTGAAGTCATTAATGCTGGCGTGTGCGGGCATTCTTTCTTTCACAGCCTATACAGAACCGAACCGCTTGTAAGCATATACAAACCGGATTTACTCATTTTACCTGTTTGCTACAACGACACCGACTTTCCCGGCGTCGACCATTCTCAACACACCTTTGAAGATCACATTAGGGATATGTGGAACGAGGAAGGAGAGTATTTTCCGCATTTCCTCCAAGCGTTAGACAAGTTTGATACTTTAGTGAAAAAACTCGAAACACCATGTTTGATAGTGTATTACTACTATCTGCCCTTAATGCACTCGTATTCACCTGCGGAAATATTGAAAAAACATTGTGCACAACGCGCATTTGACTATCTTGACCTATCACCTGTGTTTGGTGACCCTCTAAAGACAAAGGATCTTCTTCATCTTCGAGCCTCCGAAGTCGACTATCATCCATCTCCCCAGGCTCATGGCATTGCGGCCAGTCGAATATTGAAGGAAGTCATCAAGAATCAATATTTTTCCGAGCCTGACTTCGTCGATGAAACCGACATACTAGAGGATATTCATCGGCTAGTCGTGAAAACGCTCAAGACAAGCACAAATCCAATTACTGCTTTAGACTGGTCAATTGAAACACTTAAGGCCAAAAGGGCCTCAAGAAGACGTGACAAAATACCGAAGGAGAAGTCGTTAAACAACAGTCACTATGATTCAATACTGCAAGGGTTTGAAACGTCTTATCAAATCTGGGTGCAAGCTCTAAAACTTCGCTCAATGGTTGACAAACTTATGTCTGACGCTGGGCTTTGGTACAAGGCTACCTATGTTTGTCAGGACATGATGGATTGGAGGACTAAGGCTGTTGCGTTACTTGAGTCACAATGGATGGGAGAGTTAAAAACACCTAAGTCACTCATACGAAGTAACTCCTCCGTATCTGAGGCCGACTTGGTCCCGATAGGAGAGGTTCACTTTTCCGGCATTGAGGAACTGAATAGGTCACTCACTTTTTTACAGCGCTCTGCCACCAATACCTGTAATTTTGACCACCTAAATCACAAGCTTCTTCACACAAGCGGTGACCTTAAAAGGATTAGCAACATATACTTCACAATGCA is part of the Gammaproteobacteria bacterium genome and harbors:
- a CDS encoding glycoside hydrolase family 57, with the protein product MAIRKTYIVFHMNLLYSSIGESQHSVLLRECYARMLDFIEDTGVPCGVEVNAFSLMKLYELNPAWVAKFRQLVQEGKVELIGSGFVQSIGPLQPAALVKANLVHGSLLYREYLGVVPEIALINEQAYSSGLISIYRNAGYRALIMEWNNAASVNPAWGRELRYHPQIAIDSDGNEIFIIWSDSILFQQFQRLAHGEINKSDYEEFLYKHIGSQAGSLCLYSNDVEVFGFRPGRFTTEPDLCETGVEWRRIGDAVDALREKNEYEFVLPGQTLDAQHESAFHRLSLCNSVLPIPVKKQGKYNILRWANSGRNDLEINTRCWRIYRQIEHYPIEHSYWRRLCALWASDFRTHITDTRWQGYIDELTAFEDELGIVDALAKPFSKNINPIDINERFLKLESPSARIVLDTRRGLTIRSCELGDSKLSLFGLIPHGYFHDIRYAADWFSGHMTYESGGRHKITDLSQVSLPSLAAATQQSAYLSIADFGEIRKQISIQEREPAFTIDYAINGKPDHDGLWRCAYFTFNPEAFDQQTLFYATHNGGETLERFEIDREFDHGRPVSHLVSANTGLGATKGIVIVGDEKTQLEFRIDQAQLAVIPMLSFHYVDDSYLLRLWFSLRELDDTRRFDPQQALNYQFTIQVRLLDSPHLR
- a CDS encoding methyltransferase domain-containing protein, encoding MQFQPGSSARHDVLAFYRDMPFNFHESASEAAERIAKMNICDVYPVLERFLRPATRVLEVGCGTGWLSNAIAYHHHCQVLGIDFNRVAIERSKEVEGILGSGAEFLEADLFSFETAEKFRLIISLGVLHHTSDCLGGVRHICRTLLAPKGHLFLGLYHRYGRSPFLQHFEDLKRQKLSEENLFVEYKRLHGDLHDEQHILSWFRDQVLHPYETQHTIKELLPIFEEENMELRFTSINDFAKAWSIDELLDLERAFEEKARRDLLEGKYNPGFFVVLARKLDSK
- a CDS encoding carbamoyltransferase, translating into MNILGISCYFHDASAALVQNGRVVAAAEEERFTRKKHDNRFPESSIDFCLRFAKLEIDDIDAICYYEKPLKKLERALVTAAKHQKAGYELIQTQVSQALHEQCFLPAILESKFDYTGRILYSDHHLSHAASAYYCSPFREAAILTVDGVGEWSTTLQATATETNITKLREIHYPHSLGMLYTTLTAFLGFKANNDEYKVMGLAPYGKPNYVTQIRELIKLHSDGSFSLDMRYFSFEHSKTQMYTFALESLLGPARNKDSVLEKRHMDIAASLQIVTEEILIALARNLREMTGQRNLCFAGGVALNSVANWKILKSSGFEQMWIQPGAGDNGAAIGAALVAHHNLDSSKTRTVEPFTPYLGPSYTRDQIKFELDKNAAIYTELCEDELCSRVADLLSKDRIIGWVQGRMEFGARALGNRSILANPAHPDMKEILNSRIKFREEFRPFAPAVLAEHAETYFQCNIESPYMLFVTPVRQGKDKVIPSVTHIDNTARLQTVSETDNPRFHKLISSFYQITDIPILINTSFNIRGEPIVCTPEDALNCFENTDIDYLVIENFLVEKEY
- a CDS encoding SGNH/GDSL hydrolase family protein, with product MLFGSREIVSPQMEPQGVKRVLCIGDSMTYGQGVKYDETMPRQLESLLNKTFLSLSFEVINAGVCGHSFFHSLYRTEPLVSIYKPDLLILPVCYNDTDFPGVDHSQHTFEDHIRDMWNEEGEYFPHFLQALDKFDTLVKKLETPCLIVYYYYLPLMHSYSPAEILKKHCAQRAFDYLDLSPVFGDPLKTKDLLHLRASEVDYHPSPQAHGIAASRILKEVIKNQYFSEPDFVDETDILEDIHRLVVKTLKTSTNPITALDWSIETLKAKRASRRRDKIPKEKSLNNSHYDSILQGFETSYQIWVQALKLRSMVDKLMSDAGLWYKATYVCQDMMDWRTKAVALLESQWMGELKTPKSLIRSNSSVSEADLVPIGEVHFSGIEELNRSLTFLQRSATNTCNFDHLNHKLLHTSGDLKRISNIYFTMQDLYDQAIVYFNDLKRLTNTQSISTTIVELNKSLEVTNTVLIELTNKLRGYKHSSFNTARKYVTIEFDLHTPKSAGGSVRVTIQSYLPSFFYFEFSILRKQTHQKIQIKAPLFFRAKIDIYYSGGAEEIEPENLFAFIEKPDDRPIRMRCTENQFSSDEIFIYS